A genomic segment from Azospirillum thiophilum encodes:
- a CDS encoding ISNCY family transposase, protein MGWITMSEQDLQRVEVLGEVLSGRRGIGSAASVLALSERQVWRLLARYKAGGGGALVHRGRGRPSNRRLGDEVREQALELVRSRYGDFSPTLAAEMLRDTHGLTVSRETLRQWMADAGLWLSRRQRRQFHPPRLRRERFGELIQIDGSEHRWFEGRGDPCTLLVFIDDATGRLMQLRFAVSESAFSYFEALEGYLNAHGRPLSFYSDKYSVFRVSQRKAKGGQGMTQFGRALAELNIEILCANSSQAKGRVERVNRTLQDRLVKELRLAGITGIEAGNAFLPGFIERFNARFALPPARPDDLHRPLNIAPDRLRQVLCWREQRHVGQQLTLSYERKLIMLEETELTRGLVGQYVDTYAFADGRLEVRWKGVALPYRAFDKDQRVTQGDVVENKRLSAVLAQVKEMQESRPPPRVKTNSEKNGYRKTGRRKRDSGLPDGACAAD, encoded by the coding sequence ATGGGCTGGATCACGATGAGCGAACAGGACTTGCAACGGGTCGAGGTTCTCGGCGAGGTGCTGAGCGGTCGCCGTGGAATCGGATCGGCGGCGTCGGTTCTGGCTTTGAGCGAGCGTCAGGTGTGGCGACTTCTGGCGCGCTACAAGGCTGGTGGCGGCGGCGCTTTGGTTCACCGGGGGCGCGGCCGTCCGTCGAACCGGCGGCTTGGCGATGAGGTGCGGGAGCAGGCGTTGGAGCTGGTTCGCAGCCGGTACGGCGATTTCAGCCCGACCCTTGCGGCGGAGATGCTGCGGGACACGCATGGGCTGACGGTGTCGCGCGAGACGTTGCGCCAGTGGATGGCGGACGCTGGCCTTTGGCTGTCGCGCCGGCAGCGCCGGCAGTTCCACCCTCCCCGGCTGCGCCGCGAGCGGTTCGGCGAGTTGATCCAGATCGACGGCAGCGAGCACCGCTGGTTCGAGGGTCGCGGCGATCCCTGCACGCTTCTGGTGTTCATCGACGATGCGACGGGCCGGCTGATGCAGCTTCGCTTCGCCGTCTCGGAGAGCGCCTTTTCCTACTTCGAGGCGTTGGAGGGCTATCTGAATGCCCATGGCCGGCCGCTGTCCTTCTACTCGGACAAATACTCGGTGTTCCGGGTTTCGCAGCGCAAGGCGAAGGGCGGCCAGGGCATGACGCAGTTCGGCCGGGCCTTGGCGGAATTGAACATCGAGATCCTGTGCGCCAACTCCAGTCAGGCCAAAGGGCGGGTCGAACGGGTGAACCGGACGTTGCAGGACCGGCTAGTGAAGGAATTGCGGCTGGCCGGCATCACCGGCATCGAAGCGGGCAATGCTTTCCTGCCCGGCTTCATCGAGCGCTTCAACGCCCGCTTTGCCCTGCCCCCTGCCCGGCCGGACGATCTGCACCGGCCGTTGAACATCGCGCCGGATCGGTTGCGCCAGGTGCTGTGCTGGCGCGAACAGCGCCATGTCGGGCAGCAGTTGACGCTGTCCTACGAACGCAAGCTTATCATGCTGGAGGAGACGGAGCTGACGCGGGGACTGGTTGGCCAGTATGTCGACACCTACGCCTTCGCCGACGGCCGTCTGGAGGTGCGATGGAAAGGGGTGGCGCTGCCTTATCGGGCCTTCGACAAGGACCAGCGGGTCACCCAGGGCGACGTCGTGGAGAACAAGCGGCTGAGTGCGGTGCTGGCCCAGGTGAAAGAGATGCAGGAGAGCCGGCCGCCACCGCGGGTGAAGACCAACAGCGAGAAGAACGGCTACCGCAAAACAGGCCGGCGCAAGCGGGACAGCGGGCTTCCCGATGGCGCCTGCGCGGCTGATTGA